One Hemiscyllium ocellatum isolate sHemOce1 chromosome 27 unlocalized genomic scaffold, sHemOce1.pat.X.cur. SUPER_27_unloc_7, whole genome shotgun sequence genomic window carries:
- the LOC132808557 gene encoding zinc finger protein 239-like — protein MEKPEESHPEEESWKCGDCGKGFRAPSALEIHRRSHTGERPFICPKCGKAFSNSSALMRHRWVHTGERPFGCPDCGKDFSYSSDLQTHRRVHTGERPFSCTVCGKAFSTSSTLLTHWWVHTGERPFTCSECRKGFTQEGKLRMHQRVHTGKKPFSCPECGKAFNDSSSLQTHKWIHTQERPFPCTECGKLFSNSSTLLKHQRVHTGERPFSCRECGKGFTQMSVLLIHQRIHIGEKPFCCPECGKGFTQKGNLRTHQRVHTGEKPFSCPEYGNAFSDSSTLLKHQRVHTGKKPFPCPECGKAFSNSSDLLKHQRVHTGEKPFSCPECGKGFTWAATLRRHQGVHVPSQGD, from the coding sequence atggagaaacctgaggaatcccACCCCGAGGAGGAAtcgtggaagtgtggtgactgcgggaaaggcttccgtgctcCATCTGCCCTGGAaattcatcggcgcagtcacaccggagagaggccattcatctgccccaagtgtgggaaggccttcagcaattcctctgccctTATGAGGCACCggtgggtccacacaggggagaggcccttcggCTGCCCCGATTGTGGGAAGGACTTCAGCTATTCTTCTGACCTGCAGACCCATcgacgggtccacacgggggagaggccgttctcctgcactgtgtgtgggaaggccttcagcacctcctccaccctcctgACCCATTggtgggtccacactggggagaggccattcacttgtTCTGAGTgcaggaagggattcactcaggagGGCAAGTTGCGGATGCACCAACGGGTCCACACTGGGAAGAAgcctttcagctgccccgagtgtgggaaggccttcaacgATTCCTCTTCCCTTCAGACCCACAAGTGGATCCACACAcaggagaggccgttcccctgcacAGAGTGCGGCAAgctcttcagcaattcctccaccctgctgaagcaccagcgggtccacacaggggagaggcccttcagctgccgcgagtgtgggaagggctttacccagatGTCCGTCCTGCTgatccaccagcggatccacatcGGTGAGAAGCCTttctgctgccctgagtgtgggaagggattcactcagaagGGCAACTTGCGcacgcaccagcgggtccacacaggggagaagcccttcagctgtcccgagTACGGAAAtgccttcagtgattcctccaCCCTACTGAAGCACCAACGGGTCCACACGGGGAAGAAGCCAttcccctgccccgagtgtgggaaggcctttagcaattcctccgacctgctgaagcaccagcgtgtccacacgggggagaagcccttcagctgtcccgagtgtgggaagggctttacctGGGCAGCCACCCTGCGGAGGCACCAAGGAGTTCACGTGCCAtcacagggggattga